From Candidatus Hadarchaeales archaeon, one genomic window encodes:
- a CDS encoding RtcB family protein encodes MTVKLKRIDEVRWEIPQDYKPGMRVPARIYADEEMIREMGKDLTLEQAANVSFLQGIYKYSITLPDGHQGYGFPIGGVAATDAETGVISPGGVGYDINCGVRVLRTNLTKEEVIPKLHQLVETLFRNVPSGLGSTGHVRLTPQQLDEVLELGAKWAVENGFGWKEDLERLEEGGCMEGADPKKVSTEAKKRGFPQLGSLGSGNHFLEVQVVDRIYDPEVAKVFGLEREGQVTVMIHTGSRGLGHQVCSDYLRTMERAAHHYKIHLPDRELVNVPFTSPEGEAYFSAMKGAANFAWANRQMITHWVRQSFEQVFGREAEALGLHVIYDVAHNIAKLEEHKVNGEKKEVVVHRKGATRAFGPGHPQVPSLYRKVGQPVLIPGDMGTASYLLVGTERAMEESFGSTAHGAGRHLSRAAALRQFRGDEIRNELGERGIYVKAAKLSVIAEEAPQAYKNVDKVVEITHRAGLSLKVARLIPVGVAKG; translated from the coding sequence ATGACCGTAAAACTCAAGAGGATAGACGAGGTCAGGTGGGAAATCCCTCAAGATTACAAGCCTGGGATGAGGGTACCTGCCCGCATCTACGCCGATGAGGAGATGATAAGGGAGATGGGGAAGGATCTGACGCTGGAGCAGGCCGCCAACGTTTCTTTCCTCCAGGGCATCTACAAGTATAGCATCACCCTACCCGATGGTCACCAAGGTTACGGCTTCCCGATAGGTGGCGTTGCCGCCACGGACGCGGAAACTGGTGTGATCTCTCCCGGAGGGGTGGGCTATGACATCAACTGCGGTGTTAGGGTTCTTCGTACCAACCTCACGAAGGAAGAAGTGATCCCCAAGCTCCACCAACTCGTAGAGACCCTCTTCAGGAATGTTCCCTCGGGACTGGGGAGCACGGGACACGTCAGACTCACCCCGCAGCAGCTGGACGAGGTCCTGGAGCTCGGTGCAAAATGGGCCGTGGAAAATGGCTTCGGTTGGAAGGAGGATTTGGAGAGGCTGGAGGAGGGAGGATGCATGGAAGGTGCCGATCCGAAGAAGGTGAGCACTGAGGCCAAGAAGAGGGGATTCCCACAGCTGGGCAGTTTGGGGAGCGGGAACCACTTCCTAGAAGTGCAGGTGGTGGACAGGATTTATGACCCCGAAGTGGCCAAAGTCTTCGGTCTGGAGAGGGAAGGGCAGGTAACCGTTATGATCCATACTGGTTCCAGGGGTTTGGGACACCAAGTCTGCTCCGACTACTTGAGGACGATGGAAAGGGCTGCCCATCATTACAAAATCCACCTCCCCGACAGGGAGTTGGTGAATGTGCCTTTCACCTCACCGGAGGGGGAAGCCTATTTCTCGGCCATGAAGGGTGCCGCCAACTTCGCTTGGGCCAACAGACAAATGATCACGCATTGGGTAAGGCAGAGTTTCGAACAGGTTTTTGGAAGGGAAGCTGAAGCCTTGGGCCTCCACGTGATCTACGATGTGGCACATAACATAGCCAAGCTGGAAGAACACAAAGTGAACGGGGAGAAAAAGGAAGTAGTGGTGCACAGGAAAGGGGCCACGAGGGCCTTTGGCCCTGGACATCCCCAAGTCCCCTCTCTCTACAGGAAGGTAGGACAACCCGTCCTCATCCCAGGGGACATGGGGACAGCTTCCTATTTGCTGGTGGGGACGGAGAGAGCCATGGAAGAGAGCTTCGGCTCCACCGCTCACGGTGCGGGAAGACATCTCTCCAGGGCCGCTGCCCTCAGGCAATTCAGGGGAGATGAAATAAGGAACGAATTGGGAGAGAGGGGTATCTACGTGAAGGCAGCCAAACTCTCCGTGATAGCCGAGGAAGCCCCCCAGGCCTACAAGAACGTGGATAAGGTAGTGGAGATCACACACCGGGCAGGTCTCTCCCTGAAAGTAGCGAGACTCATCCCGGTGGGGGTGGCAAAGGGTTAA
- a CDS encoding RNA methyltransferase, with the protein MGSISVLLPSSLVSDSQSQLEKTFKLGMVARALAIFRVEEVVIYRDRDPHVKDHRKETDFICTVLRYAETPQYLRRLLFPKMETLRYVGILPPLRTPHHPLQTEKNTPGAFREAVVLKSEKGRSLLELGLKEKGVTEKRLEEGRRVTVKLVERVGEVWRVEVVPREGTGEYWGYRVLEKGSLSEAVKRYEAYFKIGTSRYGKKLEELRRSLKEMKPERLMVAFGGPYAGLLSICEREGRRAEELFHLLVNTLPGQGVATVRTEEALLATLALLRAEVE; encoded by the coding sequence ATGGGTTCCATCTCCGTCCTTCTCCCCTCTTCCCTCGTTTCTGACAGTCAAAGCCAGCTCGAGAAAACCTTTAAGCTCGGGATGGTGGCCCGTGCCCTTGCCATCTTCAGGGTGGAGGAAGTGGTAATCTACAGGGATCGTGATCCACACGTGAAGGACCACAGGAAGGAGACCGACTTCATCTGTACAGTCCTCAGATACGCCGAAACCCCACAATACTTGAGGAGACTCCTCTTCCCCAAGATGGAGACCCTCAGATACGTGGGAATCCTTCCACCCCTCAGAACGCCCCATCATCCCCTTCAGACCGAAAAAAACACGCCTGGGGCCTTCAGGGAAGCGGTGGTGCTGAAGTCGGAGAAAGGGAGGAGCCTCCTGGAGCTCGGACTGAAGGAAAAGGGGGTTACGGAGAAAAGGCTGGAGGAAGGGAGGAGGGTGACCGTCAAGCTGGTGGAGAGGGTGGGGGAAGTTTGGAGGGTGGAGGTGGTACCGAGGGAAGGCACGGGAGAGTACTGGGGGTACAGGGTCTTGGAAAAGGGAAGCCTTTCGGAAGCCGTCAAAAGGTATGAGGCTTACTTTAAAATAGGGACGTCGAGATACGGTAAAAAACTGGAGGAGTTGAGGAGGAGTCTGAAGGAGATGAAACCGGAACGTCTCATGGTGGCCTTCGGAGGCCCCTATGCCGGTTTGCTCTCCATATGCGAGAGGGAAGGCAGGAGAGCGGAGGAACTCTTCCATCTCCTCGTGAACACCCTTCCCGGGCAGGGTGTGGCCACGGTGAGAACGGAGGAGGCCCTCCTCGCCACCCTAGCCCTCTTGAGAGCGGAGGTGGAATGA